Proteins co-encoded in one Pseudarthrobacter chlorophenolicus A6 genomic window:
- a CDS encoding FtsX-like permease family protein, with the protein MLRVALSQFQSHSRRFIAVGLAVMLSVAFLSTTLMVGASTRASLGASLGEAYSKAGLIATPDGGTFNGAALAAVRGVPGVSEAYGRLQAYTEFTAGGQEIFAQARNLAPEALETAAVADGALPSRADGVAVDSDTAGRYGLHVGDSLVLRVPDGATTMAMTVTGILRGSHDPFASALPQLLAGTPAVSALAAAGQGPDAGSGAADGYASIQLALAPGTDIAAARAGALAALAGTGAEAQVKTADEQVTAQVALMTGGQDELTVVLLAFAGIALLVSGLVVSNTFAVLVAQRTRELALLRCLGAARTQVRNSVLAEALVVGLVSSAAGVLAAVGLMASLIGWAGTQPDMAFATMAVPASSIVAGLAVGTVLTVAAAMVPARAATAVAPLAALRPSDDAGIGNRRGRVRLVMGLAALALGVPLLAFGAAGVMLVVAFAGGVLSFIGVLLCATLFVPRLVGLAGRLAAPAGVPGKLAALNAVRNPARTSVTAAALLIGVTLVALMMTGAATARQAFDDALAETYPVDMAVSAGSTGQALTSAQREAVSRVDGVAAAALLPVVGRTGSDGLESPVYSLDPPEAANLLRDASLVLEPGKIYLPEGSQAGTAQVDGTAGPVALEAVVLRTRNMPPLVSSETAPQFRPAHGAAGAGVAERDAAVSGAAVWIRLADAPGGGQLSGDRIKDIQSAVATATGVASGAVSGAAIERVTFNEVIDVLLLVVTGLLGVAVLIALIGVANTLSLSVLERTRENSLLRALGLTRGQLRGMLALEAALVAGVAALLGSALGTVYGWLGARSALGSLAAVTPVVPWLQLAGVLAVAVVAGLVASVIPARRAARLSPVEGLATA; encoded by the coding sequence GTGCTGCGCGTTGCCCTCTCGCAATTCCAGTCGCACAGCCGGCGGTTCATCGCCGTCGGCCTGGCCGTCATGCTGTCGGTGGCGTTCCTGTCCACCACTCTTATGGTCGGCGCCAGCACCAGGGCGTCGCTGGGCGCCAGCCTCGGCGAGGCCTACAGCAAGGCGGGGCTCATCGCCACCCCGGATGGGGGAACCTTTAACGGTGCGGCCCTGGCAGCGGTCCGCGGGGTACCCGGCGTCAGCGAAGCCTACGGACGCCTGCAGGCGTACACGGAGTTTACGGCCGGCGGCCAGGAAATCTTCGCCCAGGCCCGCAACCTGGCGCCCGAGGCCCTGGAAACAGCAGCCGTTGCCGATGGTGCGCTGCCCTCGCGGGCCGACGGCGTCGCGGTGGATAGTGACACCGCCGGGCGCTACGGGCTGCACGTCGGCGACTCCCTGGTGCTCAGGGTTCCGGACGGCGCCACCACCATGGCGATGACGGTCACGGGGATCCTCCGCGGCAGCCATGACCCGTTCGCGTCCGCGCTCCCGCAGCTGCTCGCCGGAACTCCTGCGGTCAGTGCACTGGCGGCGGCTGGCCAGGGACCCGACGCCGGCTCGGGCGCGGCAGACGGCTATGCCAGCATCCAGCTCGCGCTGGCGCCAGGCACCGACATTGCCGCGGCCAGGGCGGGCGCGCTGGCAGCGCTTGCCGGCACCGGAGCCGAAGCACAGGTCAAAACAGCCGACGAGCAGGTCACGGCCCAGGTGGCCCTGATGACCGGCGGCCAGGACGAACTGACGGTGGTCCTGCTGGCTTTCGCCGGGATCGCCCTGCTGGTTTCCGGCCTGGTGGTTTCCAACACCTTCGCGGTGCTGGTGGCCCAGCGCACCCGGGAACTCGCGCTTCTCCGGTGCCTGGGCGCCGCCCGGACGCAGGTGCGCAATTCCGTCCTGGCCGAAGCCCTGGTGGTAGGCCTGGTCTCCTCTGCGGCCGGCGTGCTCGCCGCCGTTGGCCTGATGGCATCCCTGATCGGCTGGGCCGGGACACAGCCGGACATGGCCTTCGCGACCATGGCCGTGCCGGCGTCGTCCATTGTGGCGGGCCTGGCCGTGGGCACGGTCCTGACCGTGGCCGCCGCCATGGTTCCTGCCCGGGCGGCGACGGCCGTGGCCCCGCTCGCTGCCCTGCGCCCGTCCGATGATGCAGGCATCGGGAACCGGCGCGGCCGGGTGAGGCTGGTCATGGGCCTTGCTGCCCTCGCCCTGGGCGTTCCGCTGCTGGCCTTTGGCGCGGCCGGCGTGATGCTGGTGGTGGCCTTTGCCGGCGGCGTACTCTCCTTCATCGGGGTGCTGCTGTGCGCCACGCTGTTCGTGCCCCGGCTGGTGGGTCTGGCGGGACGGCTGGCCGCTCCCGCCGGCGTCCCCGGAAAGCTGGCTGCGCTCAACGCCGTCCGCAACCCTGCGAGGACTTCGGTGACGGCTGCCGCCCTGCTGATCGGAGTCACTTTGGTGGCCCTCATGATGACCGGAGCGGCCACTGCGCGCCAGGCATTCGATGATGCCCTCGCGGAAACCTATCCGGTGGACATGGCCGTCAGCGCCGGGTCCACGGGCCAGGCGCTCACCTCCGCCCAGCGGGAAGCCGTGTCCCGGGTTGACGGCGTGGCCGCGGCAGCCCTGCTGCCGGTGGTGGGACGGACCGGCAGCGACGGCCTGGAGAGCCCCGTTTACTCGCTGGATCCGCCGGAGGCGGCGAACCTGTTGCGTGACGCTTCACTGGTCCTGGAGCCGGGCAAAATCTACCTGCCCGAAGGATCGCAGGCCGGTACGGCGCAGGTGGACGGAACTGCAGGTCCTGTGGCCCTGGAGGCAGTGGTCCTGCGGACCCGGAACATGCCACCGTTGGTCTCCAGCGAGACAGCCCCCCAGTTCAGGCCCGCCCACGGTGCAGCCGGGGCCGGCGTAGCAGAACGGGATGCTGCGGTGTCGGGCGCTGCGGTCTGGATCCGGCTGGCCGACGCCCCCGGCGGCGGGCAGCTGTCCGGGGACCGCATCAAGGACATCCAGTCCGCCGTTGCCACGGCAACGGGGGTGGCCAGCGGAGCGGTCAGCGGCGCAGCCATCGAGCGGGTTACCTTCAACGAGGTCATTGACGTGTTGTTGCTGGTGGTCACCGGCCTCCTGGGGGTCGCGGTACTGATCGCGCTGATTGGCGTGGCCAACACGCTGTCCCTGTCCGTGCTGGAGCGGACGCGCGAGAACTCCCTGCTGAGGGCACTGGGCCTCACCCGTGGCCAGCTCCGCGGAATGCTTGCCCTGGAGGCCGCACTGGTGGCCGGCGTCGCGGCGCTGCTCGGCTCAGCCCTGGGAACGGTGTACGGCTGGCTGGGCGCCCGTTCGGCGCTGGGCAGCCTGGCCGCGGTCACGCCAGTGGTCCCCTGGCTGCAGCTGGCGGGCGTGCTGGCGGTGGCAGTTGTGGCCGGCCTGGTGGCTTCGGTGATTCCTGCCCGGCGTGCGGCGCGCCTGTCCCCGGTGGAGGGACTGGCCACCGCCTAG
- a CDS encoding ABC transporter ATP-binding protein, whose translation MTTSVHAHPGLNRDNATSSPAVQAVSLTKNYGRGATRVSALREVSVNFDAGRFTAIMGPSGSGKSTLMHCLAGLDTADSGQILVGGTDITALNDKQLTALRRDRIGFVFQAFNLVPTLTAEQNITLPLALANKATDTAWFDTVVSTLGLKDRLRHRPHELSGGQQQRVAVARALLTRPDVVFGDEPTGNLDSTAGGEVLALLRRSSREMGQTIIMVTHDPVAASYADRVVLMSDGNLVGEIAEPTAASVLAALGKLGG comes from the coding sequence ATGACAACTTCCGTGCATGCCCACCCTGGTTTGAACAGGGATAACGCCACTTCCTCCCCCGCCGTCCAGGCAGTGTCCCTCACCAAGAACTACGGCCGCGGCGCCACCCGCGTGAGTGCCCTGCGAGAGGTCAGCGTCAACTTCGACGCCGGCCGCTTCACCGCAATCATGGGACCCTCCGGCTCGGGCAAGTCGACCCTGATGCACTGCCTGGCCGGCCTGGACACCGCGGACTCCGGACAAATCCTGGTGGGCGGTACGGACATCACGGCACTTAACGACAAGCAGCTCACAGCGCTGCGCCGCGACCGGATCGGGTTTGTCTTCCAGGCGTTTAACCTGGTGCCCACACTCACTGCGGAACAGAACATCACGTTGCCGCTGGCTTTGGCCAACAAAGCCACCGATACCGCCTGGTTCGACACCGTGGTGTCCACGCTGGGCCTCAAGGACAGGCTCCGGCACCGGCCACATGAACTCTCCGGCGGCCAGCAGCAGCGGGTTGCCGTGGCGCGGGCCCTGCTGACCCGGCCGGACGTGGTCTTCGGGGACGAACCCACTGGCAACCTTGATTCGACAGCCGGCGGCGAAGTCCTGGCACTGCTGCGCCGCAGCAGCCGCGAAATGGGCCAGACCATCATCATGGTCACCCACGATCCCGTGGCAGCCAGCTACGCCGACAGGGTTGTCCTGATGAGTGACGGCAACCTGGTGGGCGAGATCGCCGAACCCACCGCCGCGTCCGTCCTTGCCGCCCTCGGCAAGCTGGGAGGCTGA